Proteins from one Oryza sativa Japonica Group chromosome 12, ASM3414082v1 genomic window:
- the LOC107276166 gene encoding receptor-like protein 7, with product MHVIENKPSKSPAMRAAYRLTAMLAMLPILLVDIQPMAAPVPCLPGQASALLQLKRSFDATVGDYSAAFRSWAAAGTDCCSWEGVRCGGGGDGRVTSLDLRGRELQAESLDAALFGLTSLEYLDISRNNFSMSQLPSTGFEKLTELTHLDLSDTNFAGRVPAGIGRLTRLSYLDLSTAFGEDEMDDDEENSVMYYSSDEISQLWVPSLETLLTNLTRLEVLRLGMVNLSSNGERWCDAMARFSPNLQVISMPYCSLSGPICRSLSSLRSLSVIELHFNQLSGPVPEFLAALSNLTVLQLSNNMFEGVFPPIILQHEKLTTINLTKNLGISGNFPNFSADSNLQSLSVSKTNFSGTIPSSISNLKSLKELDLGVSGLSGVLPSSIGKLKSLSLLEVSGLELVGSMPSWISNLTSLTILKFFSCGLSGPIPASIGNLTKLTKLALYNCHFSGEIPPQILNLTHLQSLLLHSNNFVGTVELASYSKMQNLSVLNLSNNKLVVMDGENSSSVVPYPSISFLRLASCSISSFPNILRHLHEIAFLDLSYNQIQGAIPQWAWKTSTQGFALFNLSHNKFTSIGSHPLLPVYIEFFDLSFNNIEGAIPIPKEGSVTLDYSNNRFSSLPLNFSTYLTKTVFFKASNNSISGNIPPSICDGIKSLQLIDLSNNNLTGLIPSCLMEDADALQVLSLKDNHLTGELPGNIKEGCALSALVFSGNSIQGQLPRSLVACRNLEILDIGNNKISDSFPCWMSKLPQLQVLVLKANRFIGQILDPSYSGDTNNCQFTKLRIADIASNNFSGMLPAEWFKMLKSMMNSSDNGTSVMENQYYHGQTYQFTAAVTYKGNDMTISKILTSLVLIDVSNNEFHGSIPSNIGELTLLHGLNMSHNMLTGPIPTQFGNLNNLESLDLSSNKLSGEIPQELPSLNFLATLNLSYNMLAGRIPQSSHFLTFSNASFEGNIGLCGPPLSKQCSYPTEPNIMTHASEKEPIDVLLFLFAGLGFGVCFGITILVIWGSNNSKQQT from the coding sequence ATGCACGTAATCGAAAACAAACCCAGCAAATCTCCAGCCATGAGAGCTGCTTACCGTCTCACGGCTATGCTAGCCATGCTACCAATCCTCCTCGTTGATATCCAGCCCATGGCGGCGCCGGTTCCGTGCCTTCCAGGCCAGGCCTCGGCGCTGCTCCAGCTGAAGCGATCCTTTGACGCCACGGTCGGTGACTACTCCGCCGCGTTCCGGTcatgggcggcggccggcacagACTGTTGCAGCTGGGAGGGCgtccgctgcggcggcggcggcgacggccgtgtCACCTCCCTCGACTTGCGCGGCCGGGAGCTGCAAGCCGAGAGCCTTGACGCCGCGCTGTTCGGCCTCACCTCGCTGGAGTACCTTGACATCTCCAGGAACAATTTCAGCATGTCCCAGCTCCCATCCACCGGGTTCGAGAAGCTCACCGAGCTCACCCACCTTGACCTCTCCGACACCAACTTCGCCGGCCGGGTACCCGCCGGCATCGGCCGCCTCACCAGACTCTCCTACCTTGACCTGTCGACGGCATTCGGTGAAGACGAgatggacgacgacgaagagAACAGTGTCATGTACTATTCCTCGGACGAAATTTCACAACTCTGGGTGCCAAGCTTGGAGACCTTGCTCACCAATCTCACCCGGCTAGAAGTGCTTCGGCTGGGCATGGTGAACTTGTCCAGCAATGGCGAACGGTGGTGCGACGCCATGGCCAGGTTCTCTCCAAATCTTCAGGTCATTAGCATGCCATACTGCTCACTGTCCGGTCCCATTTGCCGGTCACTCTCGTCCTTGCGATCACTTTCAGTGATAGAACTCCACTTCAATCAGTTGTCTGGTCCAGTTCCTGAGTTCTTGGCTGCACTCTCTAACCTTACTGTTCTTCAGCTTTCAAATAACATGTTTGAAGGGGTGTTCCCTCCAATCATCTTGCAGCATGAGAAACTAACGACTATTAACCTCACCAAAAATCTTGGGATCTCCGGAAATTTCCCTAATTTCTCTGCTGACAGTAACTTACAGAGTTTATCTGTCAGCAAAACCAACTTCTCAGGCACAATTCCAAGTTCTATCAGCAACCTCAAATCTCTGAAGGAGCTGGATCTTGGAGTTAGTGGTCTCTCTGGAGTGCTGCCATCCTCCATTGGTAAGCTGAAATCCTTATCTTTACTAGAGGTTTCTGGGTTAGAGCTAGTAGGATCCATGCCGTCATGGATCTCAAACCTGACTTCTCTTACTATTCTCAAGTTCTTCAGTTGTGGCTTGTCCGGACCCATACCAGCTTCCATAGGGAACTTAACAAAACTGACAAAATTGGCACTGTACAATTGCCACTTTTCAGGGGAGATACCTCCACAGATCTTAAATTTGACTCATTTGCAATCCCTCCTGCTCCATTCAAACAATTTTGTCGGCACAGTGGAACTAGCCTCATACTCGAAAATGCAAAATCTTTCTGTGCTGAATCTCTCAAATAATAAACTAGTTGTGATGGATGGTGAAAATAGTTCTTCAGTAGTGCCCTACCCCAGTATTAGCTTTTTACGACTAGCATCATGCAGTATATCTAGCTTCCCTAACATCTTGCGGCATCTCCATGAGATTGCTTTTCTTGATCTTTCATATAACCAAATCCAAGGAGCAATACCTCAGTGGGCATGGAAGACCTCGACCCAAGGCTTTGCCTTGTTCAACCTATCACATAATAAGTTTACGAGTATTGGATCTCACCCTTTACTTCCTGTTTACATTGAATTCTTCGATCTCAGTTTCAACAATATTGAAGGGGCAATACCTATACCAAAAGAAGGAAGTGTCACCCTTGATTACTCCAACAACCGGTTCTCATCTCTGCCTCTCAATTTCTCTACTTACCTAACAAAAACTGTCTTTTTCAAGGCCTCCAATAATAGCATATCTGGAAACATTCCACCATCGATCTGTGACGGGATTAAGAGTTTACAACTCATTGATCTCTCTAACAACAATTTGACTGGCTTAATACCATCGTGTCTGATGGAGGATGCAGATGCACTGCAGGTGCTAAGTCTAAAGGATAATCATCTTACCGGCGAGTTACCTGGTAATATCAAGGAAGGTTGTGCATTAAGTGCATTAGTTTTCAGCGGCAATTCGATTCAAGGACAGCTACCAAGATCTTTGGTTGCTTGCAGGAATCTGGAGATCCTTGACATTGGCAACAATAAAATTAGTGACTCTTTCCCATGTTGGATGAGTAAACTTCCTCAACTTCAAGTCCTGGTCCTCAAGGCTAACAGGTTCATTGGGCAGATATTGGATCCTTCTTATAGTGGTGATACTAACAACTGTCAATTTACAAAGTTGAGGATTGCAGATATAGCATCAAACAACTTCAGTGGCATGTTGCCAGCAGAGTGGTTTAAGATGCTGAAGTCCATGATGAACAGTTCTGATAACGGAACTTCTGTCATGGAAAATCAGTATTACCATGGACAGACATACCAGTTTACTGCTGCAGTCACATACAAAGGCAATGACATGACAATTTCCAAGATCTTAACATCACTTGTGCTCATTGATGTCTCAAATAATGAATTCCACGGTAGCATCCCTTCAAACATTGGGGAACTTACATTGCTTCACGGACTCAACATGTCTCATAACATGCTTACAGGGCCAATTCCAACTCAGTTTGGCAACTTGAACAACCTTGAGTCGTTGGACCTCTCCTCAAATAAGCTTTCTGGTGAGATCCCACAGGAGCTACCATCATTGAACTTCCTAGCAACGTTGAATTTGTCCTATAATATGTTGGCTGGAAGAATACCACAATCGTCACACTTCTTGACATTTTCCAATGCCTCTTTTGAGGGAAATATTGGGCTCTGCGGACCTCCATTGTCTAAACAATGTAGTTATCCAACTGAACCAAACATCATGACACATGCTTCCGAGAAGGAACCCATAGATGTTCTACTTTTTCTCTTCGCTGGGTTGGGATTTGGTGTCTGCTTTGGAATTACAATTTTAGTCATATGGGGAAGCAACAACAGCAAGCAGCAAACTTGA